One genomic region from Lycorma delicatula isolate Av1 chromosome 9, ASM4794821v1, whole genome shotgun sequence encodes:
- the GatC gene encoding glutamyl-tRNA(Gln) amidotransferase subunit C, mitochondrial has translation MWYVRKCGLLRSHSFINNLHFFRFLNSKIPPIPVDHFTERSDFTKCKTIIDKYTVTHLEKLSLVDFGDEKGIKILEDAVEFADQLAAVNTDGVEPLITVLEGSELRLREDIVTDGKCCSKILSNAAITEDDYFIAPPGNIPVTPKKYDSDLLKGSNENENIGKTLKQKAS, from the exons ATGTGGTACGTTAGAAAATGTGGTTTGCTTCGTAGCCattcatttataaacaatttgcatttttttcggttccttaATTCTAAGATACCGCCCATACCTGTTGACCATTTTACTGAGAGAAGTGATTTTACTAAGTGTAAAACCATAATAGATAAGTACACTGTGACACATTTAGAAAAGCTGTCTTTAGTTGACTTTGGTGatgaaaaaggaattaaaatccTAGAAGATGCTGTAGAATTTGCTGACCAGTTGGCAGCTGTGAATACTGATGGTGTTGAACCCCTAATAACTGTTTTGGAAggaag tgaattaaGGCTTAGAGAGGATATTGTAACTGATGGAAAAtgttgtagcaaaattttaagtaatgctGCTATTACAGAGGATGATTATTTTATAGCACCACCTGGAAATATTCCTGTTACACCTAAGAAATATGACTCAGATTTACTGAAAGgtagtaatgaaaatgaaaatatagggAAAACGTTGAAACAAAAGGCTTCTTAG